A single region of the Anguilla anguilla isolate fAngAng1 chromosome 17, fAngAng1.pri, whole genome shotgun sequence genome encodes:
- the si:dkeyp-113d7.1 gene encoding oocyte zinc finger protein XlCOF6, producing MAEFEAECITSGLNTLASECATPTLHVLPSECVIPSLDTMASNGFTPAVNTLSSEVAEPMVMLPCVKSDPDLDTIRTVDLSEIQPLSTAALGLEQIKMEISGLDYIKSEHHTDLHSFHSADLDSYKAQYEPSLVFDYITHVSDSLEYIKSEQHADLQYYYTTELGSIKTEYEPNLISSHIKTEMNGLESIHMAELRSELHKLRPESAIDGVGKLDSDFTAGGLYELQSAQVGKGSVGSSQTGEKVIPQRKPRNLTGEKPFSCTQCGKNFSTLGNLKTHQRIHTGERPYTCSQCGKSFGQAGNLKRHQLIHTGQRPYSCTHCSKGFTKADDLRSHQRIHTGEKPFCCTECGKSFSQSKELKTHQTSHTGDRSFCCPDCGKTFTKEMTFRSHQQGHTGTKLHCCSQCGKSFSNSGVLKTHEKIHSGERPFACTHCGKSFGRLGHLKAHQQIHTGERPYSCPQCAKSFSQSGHLKAHEQIHKREGAGSSNSSLNDSS from the coding sequence ATGGCAGAGTTTGAAGCTGAGTGCATAACATCAGGACTGAACACACTAGCATCTGAATGTGCCACGCCAACACTTCACGTTCTGCCTTCGGAGTGTGTCATTCCGTCTCTCGACACAATGGCTTCCAACGGTTTCACGCCAGCTGTCAACACACTGTCATCTGAGGTAGCAGAACCAATGGTCATGCTGCCCTGTGTGAAAAGCGACCCAGATTTGGACACTATTCGCACAGTGGATCTCTCTGAGATCCAGCCACTCAGCACTGCAGCGCTTGGCTTGGAGCAAATCAAAATGGAAATCAGTGGTTTAGACTACATCAAGTCTGAGCATCACACCGACCTTCACTCTTTCCATAGTGCCGACCTGGATTCCTACAAGGCGCAGTACGAGCCAAGTCTTGTGTTCGATTATATTACGCACGTATCCGACAGTCTCGAATACATCAAGTCAGAGCAGCATGCTGACCTACAGTATTACTATACGACAGAGCTAGGCTCCATTAAAACAGAGTATGAGCCAAACTTGATATCCAgtcacataaaaacagaaatgaacgGCCTGGAATCGATTCATATGGCCGAGCTCCGATCTGAACTGCACAAGCTGAGGCCAGAGAGTGCCATAGACGGCGTTGGGAAACTGGACTCCGACTTCACAGCTGGCGGCCTATACGAGCTACAGTCAGCCCAGGTGGGGAAGGGCTCAGTTGGGTCTAGCCAGACAGGGGAGAAGGTCATACCACAGCGCAAACCACGCAACCTTACTGGTGAGAAGCCCTTCTCCTGCACCCAGTGTGGgaaaaacttcagcactttggGAAACCTTAAGACCCACCAACGCATCCATACAGGAGAAAGGCCATACACGTGTTCACAGTGCGGAAAGAGTTTTGGCCAGGCTGGAAATTTAAAGAGGCACCAGCTTATCCACACAGGACAGCGACCTTACAGTTGCACACATTGCTCCAAGGGATTTACTAAAGCAGATGACCTGAGATCTCATCAGAGGATCCACACTGGCGAGAAGCCCTTTTGTTGTACagagtgtgggaagagcttcagCCAGTCAAAAGAACTTAAAACTCACCAGACCAGTCACACTGGGGACCGCAGCTTCTGCTGCCCCGACTGTGGGAAAACCTTCACTAAGGAGATGACCTTTCGTTCTCACCAGCAAGGTCACACTGGGACcaaactgcactgctgcagccagTGTGGCAAGTCTTTCAGCAATTCAGGAGTCCTAAAAACCCACGAGAAGATCCACTCAGGGGAGAGACCATTCGCCTGCACCCACTGTGGTAAAAGCTTTGGCCGCTTAGGACACCTTAAAGCGCACCAGCAGATCCACACAGGAGAGCGGCCATATTCCTGTCCACAGTGTGCGAAGAGCTTTAGCCAGTCTGGTCACCTTAAAGCACATGAACAAATACACAAGCGAGAGGGGGCTGGAAGTAGTAACAGCAGTCTTAATGATAGTAGTTAG